A region of the Nitrospirota bacterium genome:
GGTCATCGCGCGGCCTTTTCGGATGACGCCGGCTCCTCCCCGGCGGACGGCGTGTACATCCCGCCCGACACGAGCATCTTCATGGCGTCCTCCACGCTCATCGAGAGCGGGACGATCTCTTTCTCCGGGACGAACAGGAAATATCCCGATGTAGGATTCGGCGTGGTCGGCACGTAGACGTTGACCAACCGATCCGCGGTGATCTGCTGGATCTCGCCTTTTGTGATGCCGGTCACGAACGCAATCGAATACTGTCCTTTGCGCGGAAACTCCACCAGCACCACCCGGCTGAACTGCTCCCGGTTGTGGATCGAAAACGTGTCGACCACGGCTTTGAGCACTTGGTAGACGGTCTTGACCACCGGCACCTGCTTCAGCACGCTCTCCCACACCTCGACCAGCTTGCGTCCGAAGATGTTGGTCGCCAGCATGCCCACCAGCAGGAGCAAGGCGGCCAGCACCACGATGCCGAGTCCGGGAATGTAAAACGGCGTGTGCGAGGCGAGCAGGTTGCCCAGCACCCCCTCCAAGGACACGAACAAGGCCTTGAGGATCAGGTAGGTACCCCACAGCGGTGTGACGACCAACAGGCCGGTCACGAAGTATCGTTTGATCCGACTTCGGATTTGCATTCCCGCCCCGCCGGTCGCACCAGGCGCCGCAGGGTTGTCGGCTCGAGCCTGTTTTCGCGGTGGTCGCGGCATACCGATCAGTCACAAATACGCAAGAGCCCGGTCAGTGCGACCAGGCTCATTGTGCGGAACCACTCTACTAAGTTTTTCAAGATGATGCAAGGATGACCGGCTCTCACCGCGGTTTGCAATTTTCAGCCGAGTCACGTAGGATTTCTCCAGTACGATGCGCGCCAACGCGACCGGATGATCGTCCTCGAGCTGGC
Encoded here:
- a CDS encoding DUF502 domain-containing protein gives rise to the protein MPRPPRKQARADNPAAPGATGGAGMQIRSRIKRYFVTGLLVVTPLWGTYLILKALFVSLEGVLGNLLASHTPFYIPGLGIVVLAALLLLVGMLATNIFGRKLVEVWESVLKQVPVVKTVYQVLKAVVDTFSIHNREQFSRVVLVEFPRKGQYSIAFVTGITKGEIQQITADRLVNVYVPTTPNPTSGYFLFVPEKEIVPLSMSVEDAMKMLVSGGMYTPSAGEEPASSEKAAR